One Bacteroidota bacterium genomic window carries:
- a CDS encoding asparaginase, with protein MISIHPTILIIYTGGTIGMVRDLKDGSLKPLPFNHIMDEIPELGKSHFRLSSYTFDPPLDSSNVNTETWEKIATVIEDNYNRYDGFVVLHGTDTMAYSASALSFMLENLGKPVVFTGSQLPIGTLRTDAKENLISAVELAGAHQRGEPYVPEVCIYFQSKLYRGNRTSKYNAEEFKAFQSYNLPALAEIGVHIRYNHHLILRSKSEEPFRVSKKLNTDVVILKLFPGIQHKTVRALLNIEDLKGVVLETFGSGNAPTIAWLKDELSLAIEKGIVVLGVTQCAEGTVEWGMYETSLALKNAGVISGRDSTTEAALTKLMYLLGKCSSHEEVKTLLNQSIRGEISL; from the coding sequence ATGATTTCGATACATCCGACAATACTAATAATCTATACCGGCGGAACCATAGGCATGGTGCGCGATCTGAAAGATGGCTCGCTAAAACCCCTGCCCTTTAACCACATTATGGACGAAATTCCTGAACTGGGAAAATCGCATTTTCGTCTTTCGTCCTATACCTTCGATCCTCCGCTGGATAGTTCGAATGTGAATACCGAAACTTGGGAAAAGATAGCCACCGTAATTGAAGATAACTACAACCGATACGATGGATTTGTAGTGCTGCATGGCACCGACACCATGGCCTATTCGGCATCGGCCCTTAGTTTTATGCTCGAAAACCTGGGGAAACCGGTAGTATTTACCGGCTCTCAACTTCCCATAGGTACCCTGCGGACCGATGCAAAAGAAAATTTGATTTCAGCGGTAGAATTAGCCGGGGCCCATCAACGTGGCGAACCCTATGTGCCTGAAGTTTGTATCTACTTTCAAAGTAAATTATACAGGGGCAACCGCACTTCGAAATACAATGCCGAAGAATTCAAGGCTTTTCAGTCTTATAACCTTCCTGCTTTGGCAGAAATTGGGGTGCACATCCGCTACAACCACCATTTAATCCTAAGGTCCAAAAGCGAAGAACCCTTTCGGGTAAGTAAAAAACTGAACACCGATGTAGTTATCCTTAAATTATTCCCCGGAATACAACACAAAACGGTACGTGCACTACTCAATATCGAAGATTTAAAGGGAGTTGTGTTGGAAACATTTGGTTCTGGCAATGCCCCTACCATTGCGTGGTTGAAAGATGAACTCAGCCTGGCTATTGAAAAGGGCATTGTTGTTCTGGGGGTCACTCAATGTGCCGAAGGTACGGTAGAATGGGGAATGTATGAAACCAGCCTGGCCTTAAAAAATGCTGGTGTGATTAGCGGACGTGACAGCACCACCGAAGCAGCACTAACCAAGCTCATGTACCTGTTAGGTAAATGCAGCAGCCATGAGGAGGTTAAAACTTTGCTCAATCAATCAATACGGGGAGAAATAAGCCTTTAA
- the dprA gene encoding DNA-protecting protein DprA produces the protein MDKSLLHKVALSLIPNIGPVLARKLVAYLGSVEAVFTENKNHLLKVPGIGNGILARFNREAVLQMAERELEFLQKNQVNCLFYLDEGYPKRLKECDDSPVVLYYKGENCFDARRIISLVGTRRATHYGEHACRQLVTELAVLFPELVIVSGFAYGIDICAHKEALNAGLRTIAVFGHGIEQVYPSAHKKYLNQIIGHGTIVSEFPSQQKPDPGNFVSRNRIIAGLSDATIVVESGETGGSLLTADMALSYHRDVFAFPGRAGDILSKGCNNLIKKNMAALIESASDVLYFMKWDAEMKPQAVQKSLFVTLTPEEEALVKALSGQDSLSLDQLARNLGKPVSLVSSILLTLEFSGQIVSLPGKHFKLA, from the coding sequence ATGGACAAAAGTTTGCTCCATAAGGTCGCCCTTTCCCTTATACCCAATATAGGCCCTGTATTGGCGCGTAAACTGGTAGCATACCTTGGGAGTGTCGAAGCTGTTTTTACTGAAAATAAAAATCACCTGTTAAAAGTTCCGGGAATAGGAAATGGCATACTTGCGCGTTTCAATCGCGAAGCAGTATTGCAAATGGCCGAAAGAGAACTTGAATTCCTTCAGAAAAACCAGGTAAATTGTTTGTTCTACCTCGATGAGGGCTATCCGAAACGGTTAAAAGAATGCGACGATTCGCCCGTTGTGCTTTATTATAAAGGCGAAAATTGTTTCGATGCCAGGCGAATTATCAGCCTTGTAGGCACTCGCCGCGCCACACATTATGGCGAACATGCCTGCCGGCAACTGGTAACAGAGCTTGCAGTGCTTTTTCCTGAACTTGTAATTGTAAGTGGCTTTGCTTATGGCATCGACATCTGTGCCCATAAAGAAGCCTTGAATGCCGGCCTCCGAACCATCGCCGTTTTCGGGCATGGAATTGAACAAGTATATCCGTCTGCTCACAAAAAATACCTCAATCAGATTATCGGTCATGGTACCATTGTCTCAGAATTTCCTTCGCAACAAAAACCCGATCCCGGCAACTTTGTTAGCCGCAACCGTATCATTGCCGGGTTATCCGATGCCACCATTGTGGTTGAATCAGGCGAAACAGGAGGCTCTCTCTTAACGGCCGATATGGCGCTTTCGTATCACCGCGATGTATTTGCCTTTCCGGGAAGAGCCGGAGACATACTCTCCAAAGGCTGCAACAACCTTATTAAAAAAAACATGGCAGCCCTTATCGAATCGGCAAGTGATGTACTTTATTTTATGAAGTGGGATGCTGAAATGAAACCACAAGCCGTGCAGAAAAGTCTCTTTGTCACTTTAACACCCGAGGAAGAAGCGCTTGTGAAAGCATTATCGGGCCAGGATTCCCTCTCGCTCGATCAGCTTGCCCGAAACCTTGGGAAACCAGTCTCGCTGGTATCTTCCATCCTTTTAACTCTCGAATTCTCTGGCCAGATAGTATCCCTTCCCGGAAAACATTTTAAACTCGCCTGA
- the leuD gene encoding 3-isopropylmalate dehydratase small subunit has protein sequence MSTQKFTTIKSSCVPLPVENVDTDQIIPARFLKATTRDGFGENLFRDWRYDKQNKPVKEFVLNNTTYSGTILVAGKNFGSGSSREHAAWAIADYGFKVVVSSFFADIFKNNALNNGLLPVQVSAGFLQQLFDAVQADPDTQVEVSLLDQKIVLLETGKSESFEINAYKKECLLNGYDDIDYLLSNKSKIEAFERNRPVSL, from the coding sequence ATGTCAACTCAGAAATTCACCACAATAAAATCGAGCTGTGTACCCCTTCCGGTTGAAAATGTTGATACCGATCAGATTATTCCGGCGCGTTTTCTGAAAGCCACCACCCGCGATGGTTTTGGAGAAAACCTCTTTCGCGACTGGCGGTACGACAAACAAAATAAGCCTGTAAAAGAGTTTGTGTTGAACAATACCACCTATTCGGGCACTATTTTAGTGGCCGGAAAAAACTTTGGCAGCGGATCGAGTCGCGAACATGCTGCTTGGGCTATTGCCGATTACGGGTTTAAGGTGGTTGTTTCCAGCTTTTTTGCCGATATTTTTAAAAACAATGCCCTTAACAATGGTCTTTTGCCAGTTCAGGTATCTGCAGGTTTTTTACAACAGCTTTTCGATGCAGTTCAGGCCGATCCAGACACACAGGTTGAGGTGAGCCTGTTGGACCAAAAAATTGTTTTACTCGAAACCGGGAAATCCGAAAGCTTTGAAATTAATGCTTACAAAAAAGAATGCTTGCTGAATGGGTACGATGACATTGATTATCTGCTTAGCAATAAATCAAAAATAGAGGCCTTTGAGCGCAACAGACCAGTAAGCCTTTAA
- a CDS encoding nucleoside deaminase: MEPELFSHEYFMQQALKEAMLAYDRDEVPVGAIVVANNRILARSHNLTETLNDVTAHAEMQAITAAANALGSKYLNECSLYVSLEPCVMCAGALFWAQVGEIVFGAFDSKRGYTLIKQGLLHPKTRVVQGIMAQESEALLKRFFQKKR; this comes from the coding sequence ATGGAACCCGAACTGTTTTCTCATGAATATTTTATGCAGCAAGCCCTTAAAGAAGCTATGCTGGCCTACGATCGTGATGAAGTACCTGTGGGTGCTATAGTGGTAGCCAACAATCGGATTCTGGCCCGCTCACATAACCTCACCGAAACCCTGAACGATGTAACTGCCCATGCTGAAATGCAGGCCATTACCGCAGCAGCCAATGCACTGGGTAGTAAATACCTCAACGAATGCAGCCTATATGTGAGCCTCGAGCCTTGTGTGATGTGCGCCGGTGCTTTGTTCTGGGCGCAGGTTGGTGAAATTGTTTTCGGGGCTTTCGATTCCAAACGCGGATACACCCTTATAAAACAAGGCCTCCTGCATCCAAAAACAAGAGTGGTGCAAGGAATTATGGCACAAGAAAGTGAAGCGCTTTTAAAGAGGTTCTTCCAAAAAAAAAGATAA
- a CDS encoding SAM-dependent methyltransferase — MDNDKNYQAFLAHLQSSLADMSFIKLNLSDKRNKKEELKSVSIKPVQIKKGLMLSFVYRYPTRDLTKNYTFEEALEAIKDLIEKSLIQAELQTSQQVWHLVKYKNDTSKLIKNEPPTVQVQNLQHDKQKVRMIEPVSGGYLEALGLVDSLGKVKPSMNDKFRQINKYIEIVDTMLRSIQIEGPFKVVDMGSGKGYLTFALYDYLINTRKVEAHVTGVEFRSELVIACNSIAKKCGFEDIVFEQGIIKDTPVEDVHMLIALHACDTATDEAIFKGISAKAKVILCAPCCHKQIRQQLKPTNILSLISRHGILLERQAEMLTDAIRARILEAYAYKTKVFEFISTEHTPKNVMIAGVLHQSDSEPDQSALEEVKQLKLMHGVEYHALEKMLGLM; from the coding sequence ATGGACAACGATAAAAACTATCAGGCTTTTTTAGCCCATCTTCAATCTTCTTTGGCCGATATGTCCTTTATTAAGCTTAATCTATCGGACAAGCGAAACAAGAAAGAAGAGCTAAAATCTGTGAGCATAAAACCTGTTCAGATTAAAAAGGGCTTGATGCTTAGTTTTGTTTATCGTTATCCCACACGCGATTTAACCAAAAACTATACTTTCGAGGAGGCTTTGGAAGCCATAAAAGATTTAATCGAAAAAAGTTTGATACAGGCAGAACTTCAAACCAGCCAGCAAGTCTGGCACCTTGTCAAATACAAAAACGATACTTCGAAGCTTATAAAAAATGAACCCCCTACGGTTCAGGTTCAAAATCTTCAGCACGACAAACAAAAAGTGCGGATGATTGAACCGGTATCTGGTGGTTACCTCGAAGCTCTTGGTTTGGTTGATTCACTCGGCAAGGTTAAACCGAGCATGAACGATAAATTCAGACAAATAAACAAGTACATCGAAATTGTCGATACCATGCTGCGCTCTATACAGATTGAAGGCCCTTTCAAGGTAGTGGATATGGGTTCCGGAAAGGGATATCTTACTTTTGCTCTCTACGATTACCTTATCAATACCCGAAAAGTCGAGGCTCATGTAACAGGGGTTGAGTTTCGCTCAGAACTGGTGATTGCCTGTAATTCAATAGCAAAGAAGTGTGGATTTGAGGATATTGTTTTCGAGCAGGGAATTATAAAAGACACTCCGGTGGAGGATGTTCACATGCTTATTGCACTACATGCTTGCGATACCGCTACCGATGAGGCGATTTTTAAAGGCATTTCTGCAAAAGCAAAGGTTATTCTGTGTGCCCCATGCTGTCACAAGCAAATAAGGCAACAGCTTAAACCTACCAATATTTTATCACTCATCAGCCGGCATGGTATTCTCCTGGAGCGTCAGGCAGAAATGCTTACCGATGCTATCAGGGCACGCATTCTGGAAGCGTATGCTTATAAAACAAAAGTTTTTGAATTTATTTCTACTGAGCACACCCCAAAAAACGTAATGATTGCAGGAGTACTGCATCAGTCGGATTCTGAGCCTGATCAATCGGCGCTCGAAGAGGTAAAACAGTTAAAGTTGATGCATGGAGTTGAATACCATGCCTTGGAGAAAATGCTTGGCCTTATGTAG
- the leuB gene encoding 3-isopropylmalate dehydrogenase — protein sequence MDFKIGVLPGDGIGPEIVEQAIKVLNAVGKKFNHKFVYTYAPVGAAAIDELGDPYPEATHQVCMNSDAVLFGAIGHPRFDNDPTAKVRPEQGLLAMRKKLGLYANIRPVSTFASLIEKSPLRTHIVEGADMVVVRELTGGIYFGEKGRSEDLKKAFDTCTYTVEEIERILKLAFHYAAQRNKRLTVVDKANVLATSRLWRQTAQAMEKDYPEIVVDYMFVDNAAMQLIQWPKKFDVMVTENMFGDILSDEASVITGSLGLLPSASVGIHTSVFEPIHGSYPQAAGKNIANPVATILSAAMLLESLDLIDEAKVVRNAVEASLQAGVVTEDISKEKPHKTSEVGDWIASRI from the coding sequence ATGGATTTTAAAATTGGTGTCTTGCCGGGCGATGGAATTGGTCCGGAAATAGTGGAACAGGCCATTAAAGTATTGAATGCCGTTGGAAAAAAATTCAATCACAAGTTTGTTTACACCTATGCACCTGTTGGTGCTGCTGCCATTGATGAGCTGGGCGATCCGTATCCGGAAGCAACTCATCAGGTATGCATGAATTCCGATGCCGTGTTGTTTGGTGCCATCGGCCACCCCCGTTTCGACAACGATCCCACTGCAAAGGTTCGTCCTGAACAAGGTTTGCTGGCCATGCGGAAAAAATTAGGCCTGTATGCCAACATTCGTCCTGTTTCTACCTTTGCCTCCTTAATTGAGAAAAGCCCGCTACGCACGCACATTGTCGAAGGTGCAGACATGGTGGTGGTGCGTGAACTTACAGGCGGTATTTATTTTGGAGAAAAAGGCCGGTCAGAAGATTTGAAAAAAGCTTTCGATACCTGCACCTATACAGTAGAAGAAATCGAACGCATTTTAAAGCTTGCTTTTCATTATGCAGCACAGCGAAATAAGCGACTCACCGTGGTAGATAAAGCCAATGTGCTTGCTACCTCTCGTTTGTGGAGACAAACCGCACAGGCTATGGAGAAAGACTATCCGGAAATCGTAGTAGATTATATGTTTGTCGACAATGCAGCCATGCAGCTGATTCAGTGGCCTAAGAAATTTGATGTAATGGTTACTGAGAACATGTTTGGCGACATACTTAGCGATGAAGCTTCGGTAATTACCGGTTCCCTGGGACTGTTACCCTCAGCATCGGTTGGTATTCATACCTCGGTGTTTGAGCCCATACACGGTTCTTACCCTCAGGCTGCTGGCAAAAACATTGCCAACCCGGTTGCTACCATTCTTTCTGCTGCCATGTTGCTTGAATCGCTTGACCTTATTGATGAAGCAAAAGTGGTACGTAATGCCGTTGAGGCTTCACTCCAGGCAGGTGTGGTTACAGAGGATATTTCAAAAGAAAAGCCGCACAAAACTTCAGAAGTAGGCGATTGGATTGCCTCGAGAATATAG
- a CDS encoding M48 family metallopeptidase codes for MNLKTLRQFVILFGAFFLIWFALSRIEFIKPETTEKLSKQKEETLGKLFIDQVLSQNDTCRTDSVVYTIRNLMKHLCRSNNIDTQSIQLHLIHHSEINAYALPGRHIVLHSALVQYCNNPEELTAVLAHEVAHIEKNHVMKKLTREVGIALLTAVISGGNNGEIVGEMVHTLSSNHYSRELESEADATAIKYLVQAGVNPLGLSDFLFRLSKDQDQLISIPWISTHPESNKRVAEILELSQTEQYTEQAIIDSVAWASIKNMLATETEY; via the coding sequence ATGAATCTGAAGACACTTAGACAGTTTGTGATTTTATTCGGAGCATTTTTTCTTATTTGGTTTGCCCTGAGTCGCATTGAATTTATTAAACCAGAAACAACTGAAAAACTATCGAAACAAAAAGAAGAAACCCTTGGCAAACTATTTATCGATCAGGTACTCTCGCAAAACGACACCTGCAGGACCGATTCAGTAGTTTATACCATACGAAACCTGATGAAACACCTGTGCCGCAGCAACAACATCGATACACAATCAATCCAACTCCATCTTATACATCACTCTGAGATAAATGCCTATGCCTTACCGGGCAGGCACATAGTATTGCATTCGGCATTGGTGCAATACTGCAACAACCCGGAAGAACTCACAGCCGTGCTTGCACATGAAGTAGCCCATATCGAAAAAAACCATGTAATGAAAAAGCTTACGCGTGAGGTAGGAATAGCCCTATTAACAGCCGTAATAAGTGGTGGAAATAACGGCGAAATAGTTGGTGAAATGGTGCATACCCTTAGCTCCAACCATTACAGCCGCGAACTCGAAAGCGAAGCCGATGCAACAGCAATAAAATACCTTGTACAAGCGGGAGTAAATCCTCTGGGCTTGTCCGATTTCTTATTCCGTCTTTCGAAAGATCAGGATCAGCTCATTTCAATACCTTGGATCAGCACGCACCCTGAATCGAACAAAAGAGTAGCTGAAATACTCGAGCTTAGCCAGACAGAGCAATACACTGAGCAAGCTATAATTGATAGTGTAGCCTGGGCTTCAATAAAAAATATGCTGGCAACGGAAACGGAATACTAA
- a CDS encoding MotA/TolQ/ExbB proton channel family protein, which yields MKKLFAFLAVMGILFFGVSNTLNAQDEPTTQDTTQAVEQAPVVETAPVVAEEEAELPAPLHQQFKSKFIQGGPLFMAPILLCLIFGLAIAIERIIYLNLASTNTEKLLLKIEAALNEGGIEAGKEVCRNTRGPVASIFYQGLDRIDEGLEIVEKSIISYGSVQMGLLEKNLSWISLFIALAPMLGFLGTVIGMILAFDNIAAAGDVSATIVAEGIGIALITTVFGLIVAMFLQVFYNYLLAKIDTLVSKMEDSSISLMDILVKYNLKNK from the coding sequence ATGAAAAAATTATTTGCATTTTTAGCTGTAATGGGGATACTTTTCTTCGGAGTATCTAACACCTTAAACGCTCAGGACGAGCCTACCACCCAGGATACAACACAAGCTGTTGAGCAAGCACCTGTTGTTGAAACAGCCCCTGTTGTGGCAGAAGAAGAAGCTGAACTTCCTGCTCCCTTGCACCAGCAATTTAAGTCTAAATTTATCCAGGGTGGTCCATTATTTATGGCTCCTATTTTGCTTTGCCTTATCTTCGGATTAGCTATTGCCATTGAAAGAATCATTTATTTGAACCTTGCTTCTACCAACACCGAAAAACTGTTGTTGAAAATCGAAGCCGCTTTGAATGAAGGTGGAATCGAAGCTGGTAAAGAAGTATGCCGCAATACCCGTGGACCAGTTGCCAGCATATTCTATCAGGGTTTGGATCGTATCGACGAAGGTCTGGAAATAGTTGAAAAATCAATTATTTCTTACGGAAGTGTTCAAATGGGTCTTTTAGAAAAAAACCTCAGCTGGATTTCTCTTTTTATTGCACTTGCCCCAATGCTTGGGTTCTTAGGTACCGTTATAGGTATGATTCTCGCATTTGACAATATTGCCGCAGCTGGCGATGTTAGTGCTACCATTGTAGCCGAAGGTATTGGTATTGCCCTTATCACAACAGTGTTTGGTCTTATTGTAGCTATGTTCCTGCAGGTTTTCTACAATTACCTTCTTGCCAAAATCGACACCTTGGTAAGCAAAATGGAAGATTCATCTATCTCACTGATGGATATTCTTGTAAAGTACAATCTCAAAAATAAATAA
- a CDS encoding biopolymer transporter ExbD, producing the protein MLAGRFKQRGKNKVQALSTASLPDIVFMLLFFFMVTTTMKQNNPLVKVHAPVANQIKKLDNKSLVSYIYIGLPTNSKFGKLPRIQLNDAFAEPEQIREFIAAERERLSESDQPKMTVSLKVDRDVEMGIVTDIKQELRKASALKINYSTAKGDPLARGY; encoded by the coding sequence ATGTTAGCAGGAAGATTTAAACAAAGAGGTAAGAACAAGGTTCAAGCCCTTTCAACTGCATCGCTGCCCGACATTGTATTTATGCTTCTTTTCTTTTTTATGGTTACTACCACCATGAAGCAAAATAATCCTTTGGTAAAAGTGCATGCACCGGTAGCAAACCAGATTAAGAAACTCGATAACAAATCGCTTGTAAGTTATATTTACATTGGTTTGCCAACTAATTCGAAATTTGGAAAACTTCCACGCATACAGCTGAATGATGCGTTTGCAGAACCTGAGCAAATACGCGAGTTCATTGCCGCCGAGCGTGAAAGACTTTCGGAAAGCGATCAGCCAAAAATGACTGTTTCGCTTAAAGTAGACCGCGATGTGGAAATGGGTATTGTTACCGATATCAAGCAGGAATTGCGCAAGGCTAGTGCTCTTAAAATCAATTATTCAACTGCAAAAGGAGACCCTCTTGCCAGAGGATATTAG
- a CDS encoding TatD family hydrolase — MLRFVDTHTHLYLPDFDIDRDACLKNALDAGVDRMILPNIDSHSVEALNQLTEAYPQNFFPLMGLHPTYVKEDYLNELNCIFTHLESGKYKGVGEIGLDLYWDQKYLKEQTDAFLMQINYAIEKKLPAIIHVRDAFDETFKALESLKAKKIEGIFHAFTGNLEQAQKAIEMGFLIGIGGIISFKNTHLKEVVRNLDLNHLVLETDSPYLAPVPYRGKRNQSSYLPLVAECIAELKGLRVEEVALVTTKNAERIFQL; from the coding sequence ATGCTCCGCTTTGTCGATACACACACTCATTTATACCTGCCCGATTTTGATATCGATAGAGATGCCTGCCTGAAAAATGCCCTTGATGCAGGAGTCGACAGGATGATATTGCCCAATATAGATAGCCATAGCGTTGAAGCCTTGAATCAACTAACTGAGGCTTATCCTCAAAACTTTTTTCCGCTCATGGGGCTGCATCCAACTTATGTAAAGGAAGATTATTTAAACGAACTAAATTGTATTTTCACGCATCTCGAAAGTGGCAAATACAAAGGGGTAGGAGAAATTGGATTAGACCTCTATTGGGATCAAAAATATCTGAAGGAACAAACAGATGCTTTTTTAATGCAAATAAACTACGCCATCGAAAAAAAACTTCCGGCAATAATTCATGTGCGCGATGCCTTTGACGAAACCTTTAAGGCGCTTGAAAGCCTAAAAGCAAAAAAAATCGAGGGAATCTTCCATGCTTTTACCGGCAATCTGGAACAAGCCCAAAAAGCCATCGAAATGGGCTTTCTGATTGGCATTGGGGGTATTATCAGTTTTAAAAACACCCATTTGAAAGAAGTAGTCAGGAACCTTGACCTAAATCATCTTGTACTCGAAACAGATTCTCCTTACCTTGCGCCTGTTCCATACAGAGGAAAACGTAACCAAAGTAGTTACCTGCCTCTTGTGGCAGAATGTATAGCTGAGCTAAAAGGTTTAAGGGTCGAGGAAGTAGCCTTGGTTACAACAAAAAATGCCGAAAGGATCTTTCAATTATGA
- a CDS encoding biopolymer transporter ExbD, which yields MARREIPEINAGSMADIAFLLLIFFLVTTTMDTDSGIVRKLPPMPETDNNDDIEIKERNVFVVLVNRDNQLLVEGQLMQLNDLREAAKEFILNPNNDPNLPALEPITVDYFGTVNVTKKHVISLQNDRGTSFKTYISVQNELAAAYNDLRNELSLRQFGKKYVELDSEDEKEKEMIDAIEEVYPMKISEAEPKNVGG from the coding sequence ATGGCTAGAAGAGAAATACCGGAAATCAATGCAGGATCAATGGCAGACATCGCCTTCCTCCTCCTGATTTTCTTCCTGGTTACCACTACCATGGATACCGATTCGGGCATTGTGAGGAAATTACCTCCTATGCCGGAGACAGACAATAATGACGATATTGAAATAAAGGAGCGAAACGTATTTGTAGTGCTGGTTAACCGCGATAACCAATTATTGGTAGAAGGTCAGCTAATGCAGCTAAATGATTTACGTGAAGCCGCCAAGGAATTTATTTTAAATCCGAACAACGACCCCAATTTACCCGCGCTTGAACCAATAACCGTGGACTATTTTGGAACAGTGAATGTAACAAAAAAACACGTGATATCGCTTCAAAACGACAGGGGCACCTCCTTTAAAACCTATATCAGCGTTCAGAACGAACTGGCAGCCGCTTATAACGACCTAAGAAATGAATTAAGCTTGCGTCAGTTTGGAAAAAAATACGTTGAGCTGGACTCTGAAGATGAAAAGGAGAAGGAGATGATTGATGCCATTGAGGAAGTTTACCCAATGAAGATTTCGGAAGCAGAACCCAAAAACGTGGGAGGATAA
- a CDS encoding 2-isopropylmalate synthase, producing MDTTLRDGEQTSGVSFTFDEKLSIAKLLLEDLKVDRIEIASARVSEGEREAVKRIAAWAEKHHDLEKIEVLGFVDNHVSIDWIKESGCKVINLLTKGSLKHVSQQLLKTPEEHVAEIIEEINYASSQGVRVNIYLEDWSNGMRNSQEYVFFMIDKLKNQPIQRFMLPDTLGILNPDETYTFCKIIKERYPDLNFDFHSHNDYDLAPANVYAALKAGIDCFHATINGLGERAGNVPLSSVIGIVKDHFHYEMNVDESKLNIVSRMVETYSGIRIPPNKPIIGDSVFTQTAGIHADGDKKNNLYFNDLLPERFGRTRAYALGKTSGKANIAKNLEVLGIELDAESMKKVTKRIIELGDLKETVTQEDLPYIISDVLRSESIKTDIRILNYSLSTANGLRPVATLKIQIGKKSYEETSVGDGQYDAFVKALKKIYASLNKEMPRLIDYAVSIPPGGKTDALVQTVITWRNGGKEFRTRGLDSDQTVSAINATMKMLNIIENK from the coding sequence ATGGATACCACACTCCGCGATGGGGAACAAACCTCGGGAGTGTCCTTTACCTTCGATGAGAAACTTAGTATTGCAAAACTTCTACTCGAAGATCTGAAAGTAGACCGCATTGAAATTGCTTCAGCGAGAGTATCGGAAGGGGAGCGGGAAGCTGTAAAGCGCATTGCCGCCTGGGCTGAAAAACATCACGACCTGGAGAAAATCGAAGTGCTCGGTTTTGTCGATAATCATGTTTCAATCGATTGGATTAAGGAATCAGGGTGTAAGGTTATTAATCTTCTTACAAAAGGTTCTCTTAAGCACGTTAGCCAACAACTTCTTAAAACTCCCGAAGAGCATGTTGCGGAAATCATCGAAGAAATAAATTATGCTTCCAGCCAGGGCGTTCGAGTAAACATCTACCTCGAAGATTGGTCGAATGGCATGCGCAATTCGCAGGAGTATGTTTTTTTTATGATCGACAAGCTTAAAAATCAGCCCATTCAGAGGTTTATGCTGCCCGATACACTTGGTATATTGAATCCGGATGAAACCTATACCTTTTGCAAAATAATTAAAGAGAGGTATCCTGATTTAAATTTCGATTTTCACTCCCACAACGATTATGACCTGGCTCCGGCCAATGTGTATGCCGCTCTTAAGGCTGGTATAGACTGTTTTCACGCCACCATCAACGGGCTGGGAGAACGTGCTGGAAATGTGCCCCTTTCGAGTGTTATTGGCATTGTGAAGGATCATTTCCACTACGAAATGAATGTCGATGAATCGAAGCTGAATATCGTGAGCCGCATGGTAGAAACCTATTCAGGCATTCGCATTCCACCCAATAAACCTATTATTGGCGACAGCGTGTTTACACAAACTGCCGGCATACATGCCGATGGCGATAAAAAAAATAACCTTTATTTTAATGACCTTCTCCCCGAACGTTTCGGGCGAACACGCGCTTATGCCTTGGGAAAAACCTCAGGTAAGGCCAATATAGCAAAGAACCTCGAAGTACTGGGTATTGAACTCGATGCCGAATCGATGAAAAAGGTTACAAAGCGTATCATCGAACTGGGCGACCTGAAAGAAACGGTAACCCAGGAAGATTTGCCCTACATCATTTCCGATGTGCTGCGCAGCGAATCCATTAAAACCGATATCAGGATATTAAACTACAGTTTATCTACCGCCAATGGTTTGCGTCCGGTAGCTACACTTAAAATTCAGATTGGTAAGAAAAGTTACGAAGAAACATCAGTGGGTGACGGGCAATACGATGCTTTTGTGAAGGCGCTTAAAAAGATATATGCATCGCTTAACAAAGAGATGCCTCGTCTGATCGATTATGCGGTTTCCATTCCACCAGGAGGTAAAACCGATGCGCTTGTTCAGACAGTTATTACCTGGCGCAATGGTGGCAAGGAGTTCCGAACACGCGGACTCGATTCTGACCAGACGGTTTCGGCCATCAATGCCACCATGAAAATGTTGAATATTATTGAGAATAAATAA